The Solanum lycopersicum chromosome 8, SLM_r2.1 DNA segment AGGTTCTACGAATCTGAAATATTTTGTGCATGAGTTGCCCTTGAATAGTGTGAAATTATGCAAAGTTCTACAAATGATCTGAAGTACTTTGTGCACTGAGTCGCTATAGGGTAGTGAAATACATGGAAAGTTGAGATATTTGTGCATCAAATTATCCTTGATAGTGAAATCATTAAATGTTCTACGAACCTTAAATACTTTGTGCCCCAAGTTACCCTTGGATATAATGAAATCATAAAACCCGAAATACTAAATGCACCGGGTTGCCCTTAATAGTGAAATCATGGAAGGTTCTGCAAGCATTTATGCATCGCTACATCTCACGAACATATCGCAAgataactttattatttatgttatcattctatttaaatttatttttaggagCATCTTGCTAATAATCATCATTTTATGTGTTGATCGACCTAGTTGGCTGCTAGACGGAAGTGATAGGCTTTCCAAATTAAGTGAATAGGACTTAATTGCAGTAAGCATTAGAAAGCCTATTCTATATCCATGTTAGAGAACATACCTCAAATCAGCTTCCATACCTGTGTCCAAAACGATGGTTGGGCAGCATATAAAATGATCCAAAATACTATTTGTAACCAGATGGCTTCTGGTTAAAATCTCTGTCTAGCAGCCAGACCTCACATTAAAGAAGTGAAGAGGATTACAGTTACGTAAATGAACAGGGTTAGTCATGAGGTACTTTCCAAAAGCCGGTTACTCTACAGATATGTATCAACAAAGCCAACCATTCTACAGATCTGTACCAACAAAGCAAACAGATTGCAAATTAGATGATCCTAAATACTTATGTATTTTATAAGTTGCAGACACCTACATATTTCCATCGTCTATTGGGTTATAAAAGACCATATACCAATACTACAACAATGCCAAGCTGATTCAAGGTACATATTCAAAAGGAAACAGGAAGCTGATTGTTCACCTACACTGATGTATGTGCAACTTCATTTACAAGTTCACATTCATCACTTTCAATGATCTCTCTTTCGCTTGTGATGATAACCATCTCTGCAATCTTCATAAAAGCTGCTACTCTTCCATTTCTTGTTGTCACGAACCTCATCAGTGAAGTGTCTTGCATGGTGCCTGGAGTGCTTTGCCTCATGCCCAAAACCCCTCCTCTCTTTGGATCGCGCCGTCTGATGCACAGGATGTGCAGAACTTGGGAAATGCTTGTGATGAGAGTCTCTTTCATGACGCTTTCTTGAGTCCCGAAAATGGTGTTGATGAATTTCTCTCCTACGCCTATCAGAACTACCAAGAAAGCCATCATTGAACCTGTCAGAGTGACGGGTCACCTTGTCTCTATTAGCAGATGAGGAACGACGACTTCTCTCCCTTCTTTTCTCAACATGGAGCTGCTTTCTGTGTGTTCTGCGAGCAAAGTGATCCTCAGAACAATTTGTACCTGGTTCCCTCTTCTTGTGGAACTTCCCTGTTGCAACTCGATCGTCCTTTGGGAAATGCTCCTTAAAGTTAGACTCAGCTTGATAATATTGCCCACTGTGCAAGGtagttttaattaaaatcataGTTTAATCAGACATACATGAAAAAGAAAGTAACTAAAAGAAAACTATACAAGGATGAGAAGGTGGAGGCAAGATACAGGcaaaagaaaaatgacaagTACTGAAATAAAAAACTCACTGATGTTGTGTTCTAAATTCTCAACTTATTCCAGGGAAGGACAAAGGAAATAACAAAGTTCTTCAAAGGAAAGCGTGAATAATTATCTAGCATACAATATGTAGTGCCAAAAATATTGAGTGGCACAGAGAAAGCACTAGAATACTTGGACAGATATTAATGTGGTAAGGAGAACCTTGTAATATACTTTGAAGGAAAAGAAATGCACCTTTTTACTTCAGCTGGAAAGCAATCAAGAGTAAAAATGTATTGTGGTTTAGACAAAAGGACAGAGGTCAATGAATTTAATATCCAATAACACTCAAATGTAGAGTCAAGTTTGTCAAGGATCAAAACCTGACTTCGGAAAAAGtagcaattttttaaaatcatacaTTTACCCTTTGTCAAACCTGCTGTACCTCAAAAGTGTGGCATCTGACAAGAATACAAATCAATAATTGGAGCCATAATCAGCAAAAACAAGGCAGATACTTAAGAGCTACGCAATTGCATAAAACAATTTACACATAAACGTACTAAGAGACAAAACGTTCACAAAATATATTTGGTTAGATTATTGCGTTGTTGCTTGCACTATGTTCAGATGATCCCATTGTTTCTTGCACTCAGAGTTTGAGTGCTCAGAAAAAGGAGGATGCATGCTAACATGAATCGGCAACTACTTATGAATGTGATAATTCAGAATTTGAGAGGATGGAAAAGGAGAGGCCAGAGGGACTAATTTAACCATTTAGCTAAAGATGACAAACCGCATCACATCCACTACAGATAATGCATTACGTCAAGCTAACATCCAAAAGCAATCAATGCGCGCTAAGATTTGGAAGACTATTTCCTGTTTTAGATATTGCAAGAACAAATAAACCCGTGGCGATTGCATTCTACTATTGATTAATATAGCTAAAATTACCTTCCCATAATTTCATTCTGAATTATCCTTTTATCTTCAGCAAGCTTGCCACCCATGTACTCATATTGGTTCAATGGGAGATCATCTCTGTTTCCAGCTGGAAGTGCCATACCACCCATTCTCATGATTTCTCTGCGAGAAGTTTCCAAGGTCGCAAATTCATTTgcatcattttgaattttacaTGATAAAGGACGCCCATCTATAGATAAACCGCATCGAGAAATCATTGAGCTACAAAGGCTAATAAAACGAAGAACTGACTTACCCACGTAAAGGCATGCCAGCATGCATAGATGGCATATAAGGAGGAACATAAGCAGGCGCCGGGGGAACCATATCAGCATTAAATGAAGCATTTCCAGCATTACCATACATATTTGCAAATGGCAGTGGTGTGGAATACGTATTGTTATTCCAGTAAGGTGATGAATAGGCTGGAAATCCTCCTGTAAGCATGAGGTTTCCTTTTTCAAGCACAGCCAAAGCAAAAACATTACACAACGCTCTGCCTACAATATGAATTAACCAAACAAAAGGTTTACCTGTTTGAAGCATTGGATTTGGATTGGAACCATACACATAACAGTTACGGTCCTAAGAACCAAAAACAACCGTCAGTTTATGCCTATAGGCCCAACACCACATCATGACTAAGTaaatacttatcatttttcTTTCCTACTCAGTATTAATGATCGTATATCTTTCTGTTGCAATCTATCTTGCTATCACTGATCACATAGACAGAATATTGTTTAACTCCAACTCAGCCAGGATAAGAAGGTaatgcttttttatttttaatttcattaagCAAAAAAACATAAGTTGAAGTTATCCAGCCAAAGAGGGTTTCTTTAAAGACAAACTAAAGGGAGAATTATTAATGTGATTATGTGAAAATCTGAAATGAGGAAAGATGTGTGATGTTTACTCTAAACCAAACAAAAGATCTTACACAGTTACGGTGAAGTTCATAAGAATGCAGACATACAAAGGTATAGTTCATCTCAAAGTCCCAAGATATGGACATGATAAGGAACGCCTCAGTACTACTGCAAATGTTTCTGATGATTCATCACATAATTTACACTTCAAGGCATCTCAATGTCCTGCGTCTTTAGAGTTATCATATGTTTGAATGCATGTACATGCACAGTAAATAATTTGTTCATGTTTGTAAAATGTCAAGCCCATGCAATAAATGTGCATCCAACTATTCTCAAAATCACCAACGGTGCATCATTTATCAAGTCAAATATTGCAATAAATGACACAATTTAGAGCATATTCACACTCATTTAGGAATTTTCAATAGCATATTCACatataaaagaaagaacattTCATTCTCATATTTTCTTATCCTCACTTTTGTATAATAAACATTGCTTACACCCATATAGAGATATTTAGCTTGGATATTATAACCCTGACAGAAGGGTAATTTAGCCTGGATTACAGGTTGCATCTCAGGGTTATCCTAAAACCCATAAAATGGTACAATGCATGCTGACAAAAGTGGTACCATACCTCCATAATATCAGCAGGTGCAAAATTCATGTTCCCACCTGCATCAAGACATGATTTCTAGTCAGTAATAAAAGATCTGTTATTAATGAGCAAAAACCAGAATTAAGATATCATAAGTTCATGATAATAATTCATAATGCCAGTGGCACATGTAAAGAGCCAGTGAAAGCCGTAAATCCTACCTCTTGTGTCACACCACAGGTCTGCATTCTTCTTGATGGAAGAATCTGCAATCAAATAGTCATTAACTACAGCAAAACCACTATATAAACAAAGAATAACCCGGTAGACAAAGCAAATATGAGGAGTGCAAAAAGTAATGCAAATCTCAACCTTTTAGTAAGCAGTGATATAGCTTTTTTAAGTCGAGAGAAAATCAATTTGAACGATATTAAGttcatttttacattttttgtcACAACATAATAGGTAAGGACAAAAACCTAAAACATCTAATGATCTAGAATATGGCAAAATAGTTACTGAACATAACTTGATAAAGAATAGATTATGGGttcaatcaaatttaaattcaaatctaTGTAAGATACCGATTGcataagaaaatcaaatatcTTGAGTAATCCAAAGTTAATTTTGGTTAAATGCAGAAGAAATACTTTAATCTTGATCATGGGAATGAAGAAAATTAAGAGGCTTGCTTTTAGCCTCAAAATATTCTGGGTCATCATGTATACTTGGAAAATTCCAACGATTATACTGACCTCTTCCTCCATCTGTTTGTTGCATTATCCTAGACAACGCTTTTTCCCCAACAGGTGGGTCTCCCATAACTTGATTGGATCCTTTTCCAGAAGCTGAGGGTGAATGAGGCATCTCCGGTTCCTGTTGGGCAACAGTTACAGCACAACACATATCCTTCACCTGATTGCCAGATTCACCATCTGCACCGAGAAACAGGTCAGTCACACCTCATTCACTACCAGTCTCTATTCAAGATTCACAATTCTCATGTAGCAATCATTTTCACCTGGAACATATCTGCGTAAAGCATTTTCTGGATCAGTTGCAAGAAAACGCCGAATTGTGCGCCTGAGAGATAAATTTGGTAGCAGATCTTCCACTCTACACCTGCTAGAAGAGCATTTTGGGCACTTCGCCTTTTCTAGAAGAACCAGACGAATGCCTGCAGATACATTCATCCAGAAAAAGTAGAAGTATATTCTCAATGCTCAAAATCATTATTATCAAAGAACACAATACGCTCAAAAAGAGATTTCGTAAGTAATAACAAGTGCAAAGAGTGAATATAATACTCATGACACATGCATTTCAGAAGAAACAAATGCATAATGGAAGCAAGCACGGATGAACAGACAAAACTGCTTAATAATGCATATACTACTCACATTTCTCACAAAAACTGAGCTGGCAGCAAGGTATCATTACAGCATCCTTCATGAAGATTCTACAGAGAGGGCATCTCAGTACGTCCGGTAAAACCTTACTGCGAAAAGCTGGAAAGTTGGAGCGTATCGCCCTTCAACCATAAAACAACAAACATCAGCATGCTTATGGGCTAAAAGGAATGACTAAAATAGAAGATAGATAATGCAATATAGTACACAGAAGCATAAATGTGAAACAGTAGTTTTCCAAGCTgcttctattaaattttttctaataCATTTTCCTGGTGGTGGATTAGGGGGGTGGCTAATCTTTAGTAATGTTACTAAAAGTCAGAAAGTAATATACCTTGAATCTGAGAGAAACTTACTCCAAATTATTAAAGAGAAAGTCAGAAGTAATATACCTTGGACCTAAGGGGTAATCTTTCTCAAAGTCCCAGCAGTTCTGCTGATCAAATCCTACATCATTCTTGGGAAATATTCCCTCATCCAGCGGAAAAAAATCAGCCCTAAAGTCATGAAATTTATTGACTTGCGCATCCTGTAACATATGCAGTATATTAGACAACTTGTGCACCGTAAATTTTGGGTTTGTAAGTGACTCTCAAAGGGAAAAAAGTAACAGACACCATGAGTgcagcaaaagaaaaaaatggtaaCCACACTTACCACCTGGTTCATACGATCAACATGTTTCAACCGTAAATACTTCATGGTACCAATTGCTGGCCTGTTACCGTGTCAAATCATATGAGAGACTTCAGAATGCAGAAACAAACTTAAATGACAAATCATTATTAAAGCACCTCATTATCTAAACAAATACATTGTTCCGCGAAGTATAAGAATTATGACTGACACTATAGTGCTCCAACTAAAATAATTACCAATAAATACCATGATAACAATACAAAGCCCATCTAGTATTGAACATCAATTTTCTTATACAGTTCACAATCTAATTTATGTCATACAATACAACCAAGTTAGTGAAAACCTCACAACACAGTTTTACAGCAAAGGATGAGAGAATTTAAGCTATAAAAGGAATTAAATCGACCTAATACCTAATAAGACATATAGTAGTAAAAGTTATCAAAAGGATTTTGCATTTGCAAGTATTAAAAACTCACTTAATAGTTGAAGGAGTTTTTTTAGCAGGAACTCTCCTGATAATTACACTTGACCCACTCGCAATCTGAATACTTTCGTCATCATACACTGCAACCACAAACACAAGGCATGTAGATCAAAAATCAGACTTTGTGTAAATCCCAGTGGATTGGAAGATacaaaacacacacacataaaaacacataaatagAAATGCAGATATATCTTTTACTCTaatcagcctagaaaaattatAACGTCACTAAATTTCAAGAAAGTTTTTCTCTATCAGTCCATCTCTATCTCtctatatagatatatatatatcaacctATCCATCTCAATCAAACAatccacataaaaaaaatacaattcaaCAGTATGAACATATATACACAACctatacatagatatatataacagtgaattaataaaaagaagttCAAAAACATATATGTGTATCCACAGAGACACTTGCACATGTGTAATTCACCAGAAGCAACCGGTGTGCATAAAAatggaagagaagaaaaaaaaaagagattgactGACCTTTACCGGAGGTGGCATCGGAGAGGATGAGATCGAAATCCCTGCCTACGTTGAGATTTTTCAGTCGGGCGATCCTGATCTTTAGTTCTCCTAAAGATATAGAGGTCCGGCCATCTATATCAACCGAATCGAAGTCTGAACAGCTTCTGAATTTGAAGCTAATCGACATTTTTTCTGTGAGACAAACCAGCAGCAATTCATTCGATTGTAAAATCCGGGAGAGCGATCAATTCGAGGGAAGGAAGAGGGCTAAAATGAGTAACGGAAGTTGAAAACAAGGATTACACAAATCCGCCCCTTTTATAGCAGTCCTGAAAAAAGAGAAGAGGGGTCACGTGTTACCGGCATGCTTATTACGTGTATTGAAGTAGTACGACAAATGGTGAAACAGATCCATGCAATGCATACTGCTCTCAACGACACCGTTCCGAGTTAAACCCCAAAATAGTATATGTGCGCTTATACTGTGTCgtttttgtattcatatatattatattatttaaatgacTGAAATTTCACCtctcttattaccattattcTCTATTacttttacaaattttcaaCATCTCTTATTTTCacacatcaaattaatgtatcatgtGTATAATGTATATCGGATTAGTaacatgtataaaatataatgtatcctACTTAACAATTAAcgtatctcgcgcatcaaattaatgtattgaCGTTCCTATTATTGTATCAGTTTGAaggatttttgtaattataaacttataagggacaaatggtaattttaccttaaaaaatATGTGATTGTTGTCTTTTGCCCTTTTATATTTACTCTACCAATTCCTCAATTTGTtctacaaatatattttcatttcaattttaactAAGTTTTGACCCTaattaatttactaaaaatgGATTTAATTATGggcaactttcatatatagcaaacaaaaaattcatatttgtatgctataacaaactttgcataattacgctccatagcaaacataaaactgtataatttgctatacatatacaattgtataattcgctggcctaaattgtataattcgctggcctattttggtgcaattgtataatttgttttgcatagaGTTGAATCGAataaaaatgtatgtatattgcataattataagtgaatagcaagaagatatatgtttttctcgctttatacaaaaacagaaacacaatatatacacttctgttgtataaagctagagaaaattgtatttcactgcaattgtataattcgcaattgtataattcgttggcctttttctctgcaatatttgaagtaaaatgtttgtaaattgtataattaagtgtatagcacgaagatatacatttttgcatgtgtatgtacaattttctctcgctttatacaaaacagaaacagaattatacatttctgtgtataaagtgagagaggcaaACGAGAATGgaaagtggcgagcgagatttttgagagagagacgctggcaaattttagccaatgtttgctatgaaacacaattaactcaaaccctagctattccatttaatttaggttattagtttgctattatatacaatttttcctttaattaattgggtaaggaaaaaaattaaattacccTTTAAGTTTTCGGATTGGACATTTTCTTAATCAAACGCTCAACTTCCAAAGGTCATAACTCACTcattcaaactcaaaatttcGTAAACTCGGCGGCGTTGCAAAGATTATTCCAAGAGCTTTCGAACCATATCTGGAAATACATCTAAATTATCTTGAGCTAGgagttatgaccgtttgaagTTGACTAGAACCTCACTTTAACTTACTtgcaaaatttccagattttcaatttctttccaaaaataactattttcaaTTTCTAAACTTCCTATAGTTTTTTTAGTTGCTAGATGTTACAAAATTCAACAATCAATTTATGATCgaataaaagtttatttttattgtagctATTAAGACAAATTGAAGTATTgaacaacaaaaacatgcatCCATATTTCGTACTGTTTAAATGGTGCCGTTTGGGTTAAACTCAAAATAACATGTAGGCTTGTAATCTTAAACTCTACGATTTTTCtatctaaattatataatattttgctCGACGAATTCCTGACTTGTTCTTCAAATATATTTACATCCTAATTGTAACAGTCTGACCGATGAATTTTAACTAAGgatttaaaaattagaatacCACAATAAAAGTATatgcaaattaatttttttaaaaagtaattatttatatatatattttttactaaatttcAATGACCAATTAATTATTGATTAGCTTTATCCTAATCATAACAGTTCAATTTTGacgtaaaatatattaattaagatCTCTCTTAAAGTATATAAATTCCTATTGAAATTTAGTATAAAAAGTAAGTAGATATATCacctttaaataaattaattaaagtaaataaaatttatttactttaattaatttatattttttttaaaaaaaagtgatatctctatttacTCTCTTATACTAGATTTCAgtaataatttatgatttatttgtttGACTGATGAAGTTGAACTAAACGTTTAAAGGTGAAATGTattaagaaaaacttaaaaatacttttttaaaaataccacaataatatatatatacatatatatatatatatatatatatatataagaaaacgATAAATTTGGAACACACACTAGTTGGTGTTTGTTCGTGCGTGCACAtgctcaatatttatttatttatattttgtatataaaattatgttataatgCAAATTCAGAAATTGGAAAACgtaataatatatacattatatcaTCAGTACTGCCTAAGTGAATCAAGCATCTTGTTCGAACTGTTGGTATACACAAATTGATGATTAAACTATCCGTACAcacaatttaatatttatatatgcaaAGTAGCAACCATCATTAACAGTCGAGTGATTCTTCAAAGTTGAATCTTTTAGTTATTCACAATTATCTTGTATTCGGGTGATGCCAAGCTTGACAAAACCTGTAGAGACATTGATGAGTGTTGCTTGTTAATTAACATAGGAGTGTAATAGCAGTAGAGCTGAGTTAGGTGTGGGTCATACCTTTCTAAGGCATCagttatttgtatatattcttgatttttcttactATAGATTCGCGAAAAGACAATGGAACGTGACAGAATGAAGGTAGTTCGAGGTCTTCTTTGCTTCAAAAACCTCTTTCGAAAACCATATGAGATGATAAGAATTTGGCAAGAAGATGATGGTAATGAAGTTGTCAAAACGTTATGCCGTCATTTTACtatctttagaaaaataattcttttgaaatatttctacgTATAAAACAATTTCAGAAAAATACTTAGAAGAAAaaatcttcatttaattttttaaagaactcaagaaaacttaatttaaaaggACTTTAATAGATTAAgactttaaaaatttagaaataatggATAAGAAGTTCTTATTTACACTTCAAAAACGTTTTTGAAACATTTGAAGTGTCTGCTAACACACAATTATCCTAAGACTTGACCAAAATactttttgactattttttatttgaaaaaaatgatttaacataaatacaatttataatattCGATAACTTCAAAACAAGATAGTCAAACAAATCaaataatctttattttttaaaatgaaaattggaCCTTTTAGAAACGTTTGACTTGCATTACAAGTGATTAGAATTTTAACAAAAACAAGATTAATTagaatttatttaattcatttctaaataataatttaaatcaatttgattaattaaagcatgaaaactattttaaattaattggagaataaataaaaaagttttgaCTAAATATCTTCAATAACTTATAAGagtagaaaaaatgaaattttattaaagtAGACTAACGTAAAGAATATAGTTCGTCTTTTTGgaatttaattaagttatagCCAAGTCAAATAAAGAATTAAAGTTaatacaataaacaataaataaatggcaactttcacatatagcaatcaaaaaattcatatttgtatgctatagcaaagtttgcataattacgctccatagcaaacataaaactgtataattcgctatacatatacaattgtataattcgctggcctaaattgtataattcgctggcctatttcgctgcaattgtataatttgctttgcatacaattgaatctaattaaaatgtatgtatattgcataattataaatgtatagcaagaagataaatgtttttctcgctttatacaaaaacaaaaacgcAATgcatacacttctgttgtataaaactagagaaaattgtatttcactgcaattgtataattcgttgacctttttctctacaatatttgaagtaaaatgtttgtaaattgtataattaagtgtataacacgaatatatacatttttgcatgtgtatatacaattttctctcgctttatacaaaacagaaacagaattatacacttctgtgtataaagcgagagaggcgagcgagatttttgggagagagacgctggcaaattttagctaatgttgctatggagcacaattaaatcaaactctagctatttcatttaatttaggttattagtttgctattatatacaattttcccataaATAAATGGTCACAATTAAATAAGTTAAGGATAAAGGACAAATTGAATTTGGGCCCTTTTTGGGTCAATTTCGCTGAAAATTTTTGAGCTTCTACTCAATTTTGTGTTTGTATACACGAGTTGTATATCAATGTATGCAACTCATATATGGACCCCATTTCCTTCTTCCGGACGTGTATCAACTTTTCGGGACATGTTCTTCGAGTTTTCAAGATGGTTTGACTTGATAAAAGAATTTCAGACTTTCGTAGCTCATTTCAAAATGCGAAGGAGGAAAGAAAAGAGTTCAGTGAACTCATCCAATGATGTCATACagaataaacaaaaaacaaGAGTTATCCAGCTATAACTTTTCTAGTGAAAATGAATCACAACTCCTAAGAatatataacaacaaaaattcaaCCAAGCAAGATTATTATAGTCATAATATAAATCTCCCTTGCGAAAAAAGAGTATTCTAACCATGGGACAATCAATAATAAAACAGTGAGACCCAACCTGGAACAAGAACCAAACCTGACAGCGAGAGGAGAGGAGAGACCATTTTTCATGAGAGAGGGACGAGCAAGTGacagatgaaaaaaaaaaacaggtaGGCTCGAATTCgatttattttgaaagaaagaagAACCAGAATTGATCCTGGTTGCTGGTAAATCTGGTCTAGCACTACAATGTCAAAAAGATATACCTTGATTATATTTCATCTCTTCAACAAGTTTAGTAATGAGCATAACGACCCTATTGTTTCAATGGAGAGAAGAACCTATGATTAGCTTTTCgggaaattttcaaaagaacaATTTCAACGaaatctttcaatttcttattttactATGTTCAACTCTATGTATTCCTCTATCCTTATCAAGATCTCAAATAAATGATGGGGTCTATTTGGCACCTCCTAAATGGGCGTCCAAATTGGACCGAACCCTTTGCCAGGCTATGATTCCCTCAAAGTTATGGAGTAAGACATCGATTTCTCAACAAGATCAAGAATGAAAAGATATTACCCACCCATAGAGTCTGTCATTCAGTTAAtaaccaaaagaaaaactctcacacaaagcaaaaaaaaaaaaaaatcccttaACAACATATCTAGGAACatagatacttattcttgagtATTAAGTATAGAATTAGccattatatgaaatatatatatatatatatatatatatatatatatatatatatatttatttatttatttatagataCTTATCACTAAACATCTCTGCAGACTACAAACCAAAACATGCACATTAACCCATATATCACAAATATTAAACTAATGGACATGAATATTCAAAACGGAGAAAGCTAAACAATGAGATAGTAAGCACTGAACGAGGGTAGAATAGCCTTATTAGATAGAAGGATCAAAGTTATAAAGGAATTCAATTTTAAAGATGAAGTATTTTGAACTAAAATAGTGAATAACAAGCCTATTCGAAGAACATGGAGACATATGAAAGaatgcaaaatatataaaagagaggTGCTGAATATTTTCTGTATATCTTCCTCTCTTCAATACatgtatatattgaatttttttttaacaaactaCCCAACTATCCTATATATTAGCTATATCTCAAAACAACATATTAGTATTTGTACGTAAGTAAAACTCACACACTACCCAACTATCTCCTAATTTGTAGATACTTTAATTAACCAACTACTATTAAATGAAAGTAAATTGGAAAAGGAAAACAGTAATTTACATATGAGAAG contains these protein-coding regions:
- the LOC101268302 gene encoding E3 ubiquitin ligase PQT3-like isoform X2; translation: MSISFKFRSCSDFDSVDIDGRTSISLGELKIRIARLKNLNVGRDFDLILSDATSGKVYDDESIQIASGSSVIIRRVPAKKTPSTIKPAIGTMKYLRLKHVDRMNQVDAQVNKFHDFRADFFPLDEGIFPKNDVGFDQQNCWDFEKDYPLGPRAIRSNFPAFRSKVLPDVLRCPLCRIFMKDAVMIPCCQLSFCEKCIRLVLLEKAKCPKCSSSRCRVEDLLPNLSLRRTIRRFLATDPENALRRYVPDGESGNQVKDMCCAVTVAQQEPEMPHSPSASGKGSNQVMGDPPVGEKALSRIMQQTDGGRDSSIKKNADLWCDTRGGNMNFAPADIMEDRNCYVYGSNPNPMLQTGGFPAYSSPYWNNNTYSTPLPFANMYGNAGNASFNADMVPPAPAYVPPYMPSMHAGMPLRGEIMRMGGMALPAGNRDDLPLNQYEYMGGKLAEDKRIIQNEIMGSGQYYQAESNFKEHFPKDDRVATGKFHKKREPGTNCSEDHFARRTHRKQLHVEKRRERSRRSSSANRDKVTRHSDRFNDGFLGSSDRRRREIHQHHFRDSRKRHERDSHHKHFPSSAHPVHQTARSKERRGFGHEAKHSRHHARHFTDEVRDNKKWKSSSFYEDCRDGYHHKRKRDH
- the LOC101268302 gene encoding E3 ubiquitin ligase PQT3-like isoform X1; this encodes MSISFKFRSCSDFDSVDIDGRTSISLGELKIRIARLKNLNVGRDFDLILSDATSGKVYDDESIQIASGSSVIIRRVPAKKTPSTIKPAIGTMKYLRLKHVDRMNQVDAQVNKFHDFRADFFPLDEGIFPKNDVGFDQQNCWDFEKDYPLGPRAIRSNFPAFRSKVLPDVLRCPLCRIFMKDAVMIPCCQLSFCEKCIRLVLLEKAKCPKCSSSRCRVEDLLPNLSLRRTIRRFLATDPENALRRYVPDGESGNQVKDMCCAVTVAQQEPEMPHSPSASGKGSNQVMGDPPVGEKALSRIMQQTDGGRDSSIKKNADLWCDTRGGNMNFAPADIMEDRNCYVYGSNPNPMLQTGNLMLTGGFPAYSSPYWNNNTYSTPLPFANMYGNAGNASFNADMVPPAPAYVPPYMPSMHAGMPLRGEIMRMGGMALPAGNRDDLPLNQYEYMGGKLAEDKRIIQNEIMGSGQYYQAESNFKEHFPKDDRVATGKFHKKREPGTNCSEDHFARRTHRKQLHVEKRRERSRRSSSANRDKVTRHSDRFNDGFLGSSDRRRREIHQHHFRDSRKRHERDSHHKHFPSSAHPVHQTARSKERRGFGHEAKHSRHHARHFTDEVRDNKKWKSSSFYEDCRDGYHHKRKRDH